The Toxotes jaculatrix isolate fToxJac2 chromosome 21, fToxJac2.pri, whole genome shotgun sequence genome includes a region encoding these proteins:
- the bhlha15 gene encoding class A basic helix-loop-helix protein 15, with amino-acid sequence MKSKGKAVKPSRRTWSDPEPELEPDTEPEPGSSEQEGSEASVRIGGSWRGSLRSGDRKRQGGVGGGRRRRQHGSSTKERSVRRLESNERERQRMHKLNNAFQALREAIPHVKTDKKLSKIETLTLAKNYIKALTTIILDMSGACLPAGGVPSEASAAKLLQCYQQHLEEEGEDGLTQYLTHMHSFSQHS; translated from the coding sequence ATGAAGTCCAAAGGGAAGGCTGTGAAACCATCCAGGAGGACCTGGTCTGACCCGGAACCAGAACTAGAACCAGACACAGAACCAGAACCTGGCTCAAGTGAGCAGGAAGGCTCGGAGGCCTCGGTGCGGATTGGCGGCTCCTGGAGGGGGTCACTGAGGAGCGGGGACAGGAAGCGTCAAGGAGGAGTGGGTGGAGGGCGGAGGCGGAGACAACACGGCTCCAGCACCAAAGAACGCAGCGTCCGCCGTCTGGAGAGCAACGAGCGGGAGCGCCAGCGCATGCACAAACTCAACAACGCCTTCCAAGCACTGCGCGAGGCCATCCCACATGTCAAGACTGACAAGAAGCTGTCCAAGATTGAGACATTGACCCTGGCTAAGAATTACATCAAAGCTTTGACCACCATCATCCTGGACATGTCGGGGGCCTGCCTGCCGGCCGGTGGGGTCCCATCAGAGGCCAGCGCTGCCAAGCTGCTCCAGTGCTACCAACagcacctggaggaggagggggaggatggCCTCACCCAGTACCTCACCCACATGCACAGCTTTAGCCAACACAGCTAG
- the LOC121201263 gene encoding parvalbumin, thymic-like, translating to MAITDFLAASDITSAINACKAKDSFSPKMFFKTVGLSKKTPTEIERVFKILDQDKSGYIEQDELQLFLQNFVKGARPLTAAETRAFLLEGDSDGDGKIGWEEFSALVKSS from the exons ATGGCTATTACCGACTTTCTAGCAGCCTCAGACATCACTTCAGCTATTAATGCTTGTAAAG CAAAGGATTCCTTTAGCCCGAAGATGTTTTTCAAAACAGTGGGTTTATCCAAAAAAACTCCAACAGAGATCGAGAGGGTCTTTAAGATTTTGGACCAGGACAAAAGTGGCTACATAGAACAGGATGAGTTACA GCTGTTCCTGCAGAACTTTGTCAAAGGAGCAAGGCCCCTGACCGCAGCCGAGACCAGAGCTTTCCTCCTGGAGGGAGACTCAGATGGAGATGGGAAGATCGGCTGGGAAG agttTTCTGCACTGGTCAAGTCTTCATAA